The segment CGTGTGCGCCACCCAGGCGCGCAGCGGCGATGTCTGCCGGGGTGTCACCGACCAGCACCGCCTCAGTCGGTGTGAACTGCTCACCCGTGGCGCGGGCCGCCTCGCTGATCGCTTCATCGACGAGATGTCCTCGCTCGACGGCGCGATCGCCCCAGGCACCGAACGTAATGAGCGCGTCCAGCCCGACGGCGCGGAGCTTGGCCTCACCGACGGCCTGACCGTTGCCGGTCAGCGCGCCGACGGTCCAGCCCTGCTCGTGGGCAGCGAGGACGGCCTCCGTCACGCCGGGCAGCAGACGATCCCGCAGACTGGCCTCGGCAGTCGCTTCGACGTAGTGCTGCCCCATGGCCGCCATCATCTCTTCCAGCCGCGCCTCCGACTCGGCGCGGTCAAGGCCGTGGCGTTCGAACAGGATGCGGGCGATCTGGCTATCGAGCATCCCGGCCAGAGGGACACCGTCGAGCGTCACCGGCTTGTTGTAGACCGCCTCAAAGGCACGCGTGAACGCCGCGCCGTGGTGGCGATCCCCGCCGATCAGGATCGTGCCG is part of the Thermomicrobiales bacterium genome and harbors:
- a CDS encoding haloacid dehalogenase-like hydrolase — its product is MNRQRGLVLFDIDGTILIGGDRHHGAAFTRAFEAVYNKPVTLDGVPLAGMLDSQIARILFERHGLDRAESEARLEEMMAAMGQHYVEATAEASLRDRLLPGVTEAVLAAHEQGWTVGALTGNGQAVGEAKLRAVGLDALITFGAWGDRAVERGHLVDEAISEAARATGEQFTPTEAVLVGDTPADIAAARLGGAHVVAVATGRFDVAALANHNPDVLMENLSDTSAFVAAVSQILG